A single genomic interval of Lucilia cuprina isolate Lc7/37 chromosome 2, ASM2204524v1, whole genome shotgun sequence harbors:
- the LOC111681402 gene encoding uncharacterized protein LOC111681402 isoform X3, with protein sequence MPQLQQQQQQRQEGNELNFNNNAMEKNNDLISSAIAAGLTAAAVEAAAVAANQHELEQLRKQHQLYADDIDDEQTSSAINKRGISAQQFPYRSASSSASAANLGWGNMAGVNNDFNSGIYNSPSAGYYNPYGSFDSLPAVGNDVPQGTWGDELDPGNVVYSDIDDYAPVSKTSSYRNKAYDNLQNILNSESYLDTVPLPYNSGRYYSSGLDTERNKRAYKIFNQLASKFPDMRLKRDTKLTPADMLALVALVEAGERARKDTDADAGYTYPSENYVPKTYGLNNNYNTAGNVYDYPTMPQADESLDYNNNNGWFEPQSMVDYYGMPVNMDAMNKYELPRELPRENKYSDGFPLNTNGNRYNNKRFMVAKKKRSIAKPSIPYKPESFF encoded by the exons ATGCCTCAactgcaacagcagcaacaacaaaggCAAGAGGGAAATGAattaaatttcaacaacaatGCCATGGAAAAGAATAACGATCTTATCAGTTCGGCTATTGCAGCTGGACTAACTGCTGCCGCTGTAGAAGCTGCTGCTGTGGCCGCCAATCAACATGAATTGGAACAATTAAGGAAACAACATCAGCTCTATGCAGATGATATAGATGATGAACAAACTTCCTCAGCCATAAATAAACGTGGTATAAGTGCCCAACAATTTCCTTATCGTAGTGCCTCCTCTTCGGCCTCAGCCGCAAATTTAGGTTGGGGTAATATGGCTGGTGTCAATAATGATTTCAATAGTGGTATTTATAATTCACCTTCTGCCGGTTATTACAATCCCTACGGTAGTTTTGATTCATTACCCGCTGTTGGCAATGATGTACCTCAAGGTACTTGGGGTGATGAATTGGATCCCGGTAATGTTGTTTACAGTGATATTGATGATTATGCTCCCGTTTCGAaga ctTCCTCATATAGGAACAAAGCTTAtgataatttacaaaatattttaaactccgAATCTTATTTGGATACAGTTCCCTTACCCTATAACAGTGGTCGTTATTATAGTTCTGGTTTGGATACTGAGCGCAATAAGAGAGCTTATAAAATCTTCAATCAGTTGGCCAGTAAATTTCCTGATATGag ATTGAAACGTGATACAAAACTAACCCCAGCTGATATGTTAGCCCTGGTAGCACTTGTCGAAGCCGGTGAACGTGCCCGCAAAGATACAGATGCTGATGCTGGTTACACCTATCCCTCTGAAAACTATGTACCCAAGACCTATGGccttaataataattacaatacaGCTGGTAATGTTTACGATTATCCCACAATGCCTCAAGCCGATGAAAGTTTagattataataacaataacggTTGGTTTGAACCTCAGTCAATGGTGGACTATTATGGAATGCCCGTTAACATGGATGCCATGAACAAATATGAGTTACCTAGAGAACTACCAAGAGAAAATAAATACAGTGATGGTTTTCCCTTGAATACAAATGGAAATC gttatAACAACAAACGTTTCATGGTGGCCAAAAAGAAAAGATCCATTGCTAAACCTTCAATACCCTACAAACCCGAGTCATTCTTTTAA